The DNA region GTCACCCGCGACGCGCAGGGCCTCTACGCCTGCTTCGGCTTCGTGGACGCGGCGGGGCAGCGGCGCTTCGGGACCTCCACCGAGATGGTGCTCGTGCGCGACGGGCGCGGGGCGTGAGTCCGCTCGGGGTTCGGCGGGCTCACCCCGAGCGGACCCCCTGAGACGCCCTCACCCTGGGCCCGTCGAAGGGTCGCCCCGAGCCTGGACGCGGCGCCGCCGCCGGACCCACGCGGCCACCGCGACGGCCAGCAGCACCGCGCCGAGCACCGCCAGCTCCACCCGGCGCACGCCGCGCTCGGCCGTGCCGAGGTGGTGCGCGAACAGGTAGCCCACCGAGACCACCAGCGGCACCGAGACGAGCGCGGAGAGCCCGTCGGCGAGGACGAACGTCCGCAGGCGCACCCCGTGCGTCGCGGCGAGCGCGAACGCGGCCAGCCGCAGGCCGGAGGTGTGCCGCGCCACCGCCACCGAGAGGAACGCGTGGCGCGCGAGGTGGCCCTCCAGCCGGCCGCGCCGCTCGGGCGTGAGCACCCGGGCCACCATGCGCGTGCGCAGCACGCGGTCCCCGTGCCGGCGCGCCACGAGGAAGAACGCGAGGTCGCCGAGCACGATCCCGAGCCAGCACGCCGCGATCACGAGCGGGAGGCGCAGGTAGCCCTGGTGCGCGAGCGCCCCGGCGGCGAGCTGGGTGGCCTCCTCGGGGATCGGGACGCCCAGCCCCGCGCCGGCCAGCAGGGCCAGCACGGCGAGGTAGCCGAAGCGGGAGAGGAGCGCCTGGAGCACTGGGGCAATGTACGCGCCCCGCCGCGCGGCGGCCCGGGGCGGCTAGAAGTAGCCGAGCACCAGCGCGGCGGCCTCGGTGGCGAGCGGCTGCCGGCGGGCCTCGAACGCCAGCGAGAGGTCGCGCGCGAGGTGCAGCCGGAGCGCGCCGCCCCACGACCAGGTGGTGCGGGGCGCGGCCTCGGGCAGCCAGCGCCAGCGCGCGTCGGCGAGCAGGACCGCGCGCGATCCGAGGCGGAGCCGCGCCAGCGCCGAGGGGCCGATCCCCGGGCGCCAGCCAGTGCCGCCCGCGCCGGAGAGCCGGGGCGAGGCGCGCAGCTCGAGGTCGCCGGTGGCGGCGAGGTCGAGGCCGCCCGGCAGCGCCGCCGCCAGCCCGCCGCCGAAGTCGCCCGCGAACGCGACGCACCGGTCGCAGCCGCGGTCGCGCACGGTGGTGGCGCCGAAGCTCGCCTTCCAGGACGGCCGCGCGTCGAAGCGCGTCACCGGGCTGAGCGAGACGATGCGCACGAGCGCCACGTCGTCGAGGTCCACCCGCCGCTCGCGCGGCGTCCAGCGCAGGCGCGTGGGGAGGAACTCGATCTGCGCGGTGGGCGGGTAGCCGTCGGCGGGATCGCCGAGGTCGTGGAGCGCCAGGCGCGCGTCGAGGAGCACCGTCCCGCCCTGGCCGTCGGCGGCGCCGCCGCCCACCCCGAGGCGCAGCGAGCCGTGGCCGCGCTCGGGGCGGCGCGCCTCCGGGACGGGGAGCGCGAGCGGCGCGCTCGCCACCCCCAGCGCGGCCCGCCGCTCGAGCAGCGCCTGCCGGTCCTGCGCCGCCTTCGGCTCGAGGCCGCGGATGAGCTCGCGCGCGTGGCGGAGGTCGAGCAGGTCCACCGCCGCGTCGAGCACCTTCGCCTGCCCGTCCGGCGGGGTCCCCGCGGCGAGCGGCGCGGCCGGGTCGCCGGCGAGCGCCTCCACCTCGCGCAGCTCGGCGCCGGAGAGCCCGCGGGCCCGCGCCTCGAACTGCGTGCGGATGGAGGGGCGGTAGTGGACGCGCCGCACCAGGCCCGGGTTGCGGAACAGCGCCACCACGGTGTCGGAGGGCAGCACCACCGCGCGGCCCACGTGCGAGAGGAGGTCGAGCCGCGGCGCGGCGGCCTCGAGCGCGCCGAGCACGTGGTAGCTGCAGTTCTCGTCGAGGTACCAGTAGTCGAACCAGGTGCCGCCCAGCTCCCAGACGTGCGCGCCGAGCAGCGCCACCTCGCCCTGCGTGAGCTCGAGGTCGTACTCCCACAGATCCCGGGACTCGTAGTCCCCGTACTCGCGGACCTTGTAGTAGTACGGGTAGTACTTGAACTCGCCCTTGAAGAAGCCGAGCAGCCCCTTCGCCGCGTAGAGCACCGCGTTCCCGGTGTCCACGGTGGCGGCGTAGTCCACCCCGTAGTCGAGCAGCTCGAAGTGCTTGCCGCCGATCGCCTCCGGCGCCTTGTCGAGCCGGAGCAGGGTGTGGCCGAACGCCGAGGCGGGGTTGTTGAGGTAGTAGGACGAGAACACCACCGTCACGCCCTGCGGCCGGATCTTCCCGTAGAAGTCCTCGAAGCGCGGGCAGCGGCGCGGCGGCAGGCGGGCGAGGTCGAAGCCGAGCCGCCCGCCCAGGAACGCGAAGCGCGCCGGGAAGCGGCACTGCGCGTCGTCGAGCTCGTCCGCCTTCGGGCCGGCGTCGAGGAAGCCGGCCAGCGTCGCCTCCAGCTCGGCGGCCGGATCGGTCTTCCCGTCGCGGGCCCGGAAGAACTTGGCGCCGTCGGCCTCGCTCTTCCAGCCGCCCAGCGGGCGGCGGCGCCAGTGCCCCAGCTTCAGCCACCCCGGATCCTCCGCCAGCCGGAGCGCGCGGGCCCTCGCGACCAGCTCGGCGAGGTAGGCGGGGTCCGGCGCGGCGTTCGCGGCCGGGCTCAGGGAGCCCGGCGCCGCGGTGGCGATCGCGGCCGCGGGCGCCGGGCCGGGATCCGCGGACGGCGGGGCGGGCGGGGACGCGAGCGCGAGGGCGAGGGCGAGCGGGGCGAGCATGCGGGGCGACGAGGGTAAACGAAAGGGGAGCCCTCTCGCGAGGGCTCCCCTCTCACGAAGCGGAATGCGGCGGGGCTAGCTGCGGCCGCAGCCGAGGGCCGCGTCGCCGTGCAGCGTGTCGAGGATCGCCTTGGTCACGTCCTCGTTCGAGGCGCTCTCGCTCGGGAAGATCGCCTTGAAGTTCTTCTGCAGCGCGGCGCCGACCGCGTGCGAGTTCTCGCAGGCGTTGATCACGGTGAGCGCGCCGATGGCCTCGCCCTCGCCGCGGGAGATGTCCTTGGCGAGCGCCTCGCGGTTCGCGTCCACGAAGTTCTTGGTGCCGGCGGTGAACACGCCGCTGCCGCAGTTCGAGGTGCCGGTGGTGATGCCGAAGGTCTGGTTGCCGAAGGTGCCGTTGGTGGTGGCGGCCAGGATCTGGACCGCGCCCGGGGTGTTGCCGAACGCCATGGAGCCGAGGCCGCAGCCGGCGGTGCCGTAGCGGCCGGTGCCCTTGATGGCGGAGGCGGTCTGATCAGCGGCGGCGGCCGGCACGGCGAGCAGCGCGGCGACGAGCGCGAGCGTGATGCGGTTCATGTGTCTCCCTTTCGTTCTCGGGGGTTCACGAACCCCCAGTGAAGTCCCCCCACGCATGCTTTCCGTGGAGATCGTTCCCGTATACCGCTGTCTCTCACGCCTGCGAACTTCGCAGACGACCCTTCTCGGGGCCCTGCCGGACGGGACAGGATTTCGGTTGCGGCACCGTGGCGCACTGCGCAATATGGTCGAGCCCCAGGCTTGATTCCGGAATCAGGAGCGATCATGGCCCTCAAGATCGTGGTGACCGCGAAGCGCGTCGAGGACCCGGAGTCGAAGATCCGCGTGAAGCCGGACGGCTCCGGGATCGTGACCGACGGCGTCAACTACAAGATCAACCCGTTCGACGAGATCGCCGTCGAGGAGGCGCTCCGGCTGAAGGAGCGCCACGGCGGCGAGGTGGTGGTCGCGTCCATCGGTGGGGAAAGGTCGCAGACGGAGATCCGCGCCGCGCTCGCCATGGGCGCCGACCGCGGGATCCTCGTCCGCCACGACGGCCCGCTCGATCCGGTGGTGGTGTCGGCGCTGCTCGCCAAGGTGGTCGAGCAGGAGAAGCCCGACCTCGTCATCCTCGGCAAGCAGTCCATCGACGACGACCAGAACCAGGCCGGCCAGTACCTGGCCGAGCGGCTCGGCTGGCCGCAGGGCACGTTCGCCTCGAAGACCGAGAGCCTGGAGAGCGAGGCCGAGCAGAAGAAGGAGCCGGGCCTCGTGCTCTCCGCCGACGGCAAGGCGCTCACCGTCGTCCGCGAGGTGGACGGCGGGGTGGAGACGCTGGAGCTGGGCCTGCCGGCGGTGGTGACCACCGACCTGCGCCTCAACAAGCCGCGCTTCGCCTCGCTGCCCGGCATCATGAAGGCCAAGAAGAAGCCGCTCCAGGAGCTCGCCGCCGCGTCGCTGGGGGTGGACCTCGCGCCGCAGGTGGTGGTGAAGCGCCTCTCCGAGCCGCCCGCCCGCAAGGGCGGCGTGAAGGTGGCCGACGTCGAGGAGCTCTGGAAGAAGCTGCACGACGAGGCGAAGGTCCTCTAGCCCCCCGTCCGCGCCCGGCGCGGCGATCGAACTCCGGAGGCGACAATGTCGAACGTCCTCATCGTGGCCGAGCAGGGCGGCGGCCAGATCCGCAAGGCGACGCTCCACGCGATCTCGGCCGGCCGCGCCGTCGCCGCCCGCACCGGCGGCGCGCTGCACGTGGCGCTGCTCGGCAACGGCGTGCGCCCCCTCGCCGACGCGCTCGCCGCTCACGGCGCCGAGGTGCACGTGGCCGACGCGCCCGCGCTCGAGCACCCGCTCGCCGACGCCTGGGCGCCGGTGATCGCGGAGATCGCGAAGGCCTGCGGGGCGGCGTACGTGGGCGCGGCCGCCACCGCCCAGGGCAAGGACCTCCTCCCCCGCGTCGCGGCCCGGCTCGGCGCCGGGATGGCGACGGAGGTGCTCGGCTTCGGCGGCGAGGGCGCGGCCGTCACCTTCCGCCGGCCCATGTGGGCGGGCAACGTGCTCGCCGAGGTGGAGATCGCGACGCCGGTGAAGGTGTTCACCGTCCGTGCGACGGAGTTCCCGGCGGCCGCCGGGGAGGGCGCCGGCAAGGGCGCGGTGCACGAGGTGGCGGCGGCGGTGCCGGCCGGCCTGCGCACCCGGCACGTGGGCTTCCGCGAGGTGAAGAGCGAGCGGCCCGAGCTGACCGAGGCGCGCGTGGTGGTGTCGGGCGGCCGCGGCACGAAGGGCGACTTCAAGCCGGTCGAGGCGCTCGCCGACGCGCTCGGCGCGGCGGTGGGCGCGAGCCGCGCCGCGGTGGACGCGGGCTGGGTGCCGAACGACTGGCAGGTGGGGCAGACCGGCAAGGTGGTGGCGCCGGACCTGTACGTGGCGGCGGGCATCTCCGGCGCCATCCAGCACCTCGCCGGCATGAAGGGCTCGAAGGTGATCGTGGCGGTGAACAAGGACCCGGACGCGCCGGTGTTCCAGGTCGCCGACTACGGCCTGGTGGCGGACCTGTTCCAGGCGCTCCCGGCGCTCACCGAGAAGGTGAAGGCGTCGAAGTGACCGTGCGCGGGACGGCGGTGCGGGCGTGACCGAGGCGGATCTCGAAGGGCTCGGCGTCCACCGCATCGCCATCCCGGTGCCGTTCCCGCAGGCGGGCGGGCCGGTCAACGCCTACCTGGTCGAGGACGCCGGCGGCGGCCTGCTCATGTTCGACGCCGGCCTGGGCACGCCCGAGGCGCAGGCGGCGCTCGAGGCCGGGTTCGCGCGGCTGGGCCGCCGCTTCGACGAGGTCACCCGCATCGTGGTCTCGCACGGCCACGTGGACCACTACGGCGCCGCGCGCTTCGTGCAGGAGCGGCACGGCGCCCCGGACCTCCCGGTGTTCGGCCACCCGGCCGACGCGCCCAAGATGTCGGAGCAGGGGCCGCGCTGGCGGGAGCTGGCGCCGCGGCTCGCCGCGTACCTGGCGCGCCAGGGCGTGCCGCCCGAGGTCGTCGAGCTGCTCGCGAAGCAGGGCGAGGGCGGCTTCCGCTACGCGCGGCGGCTCCCCGAGGTGCGGCCCATCGCCGAGGGGGAGGTGCTGCGCACGCGCCACCTCGCGCTCGAGGTGGTGCACATGCCGGGGCACACGCCCGGGCTCCTGTGCCTGTACGAGCGGGAGAAGCGCCTGTTCTTCTCCGACGACCACCTGCTCGA from Anaeromyxobacter dehalogenans 2CP-C includes:
- a CDS encoding DedA family protein; its protein translation is MLQALLSRFGYLAVLALLAGAGLGVPIPEEATQLAAGALAHQGYLRLPLVIAACWLGIVLGDLAFFLVARRHGDRVLRTRMVARVLTPERRGRLEGHLARHAFLSVAVARHTSGLRLAAFALAATHGVRLRTFVLADGLSALVSVPLVVSVGYLFAHHLGTAERGVRRVELAVLGAVLLAVAVAAWVRRRRRVQARGDPSTGPG
- a CDS encoding electron transfer flavoprotein subunit alpha/FixB family protein, yielding MSNVLIVAEQGGGQIRKATLHAISAGRAVAARTGGALHVALLGNGVRPLADALAAHGAEVHVADAPALEHPLADAWAPVIAEIAKACGAAYVGAAATAQGKDLLPRVAARLGAGMATEVLGFGGEGAAVTFRRPMWAGNVLAEVEIATPVKVFTVRATEFPAAAGEGAGKGAVHEVAAAVPAGLRTRHVGFREVKSERPELTEARVVVSGGRGTKGDFKPVEALADALGAAVGASRAAVDAGWVPNDWQVGQTGKVVAPDLYVAAGISGAIQHLAGMKGSKVIVAVNKDPDAPVFQVADYGLVADLFQALPALTEKVKASK
- a CDS encoding Lnb N-terminal periplasmic domain-containing protein, with the protein product MLAPLALALALASPPAPPSADPGPAPAAAIATAAPGSLSPAANAAPDPAYLAELVARARALRLAEDPGWLKLGHWRRRPLGGWKSEADGAKFFRARDGKTDPAAELEATLAGFLDAGPKADELDDAQCRFPARFAFLGGRLGFDLARLPPRRCPRFEDFYGKIRPQGVTVVFSSYYLNNPASAFGHTLLRLDKAPEAIGGKHFELLDYGVDYAATVDTGNAVLYAAKGLLGFFKGEFKYYPYYYKVREYGDYESRDLWEYDLELTQGEVALLGAHVWELGGTWFDYWYLDENCSYHVLGALEAAAPRLDLLSHVGRAVVLPSDTVVALFRNPGLVRRVHYRPSIRTQFEARARGLSGAELREVEALAGDPAAPLAAGTPPDGQAKVLDAAVDLLDLRHARELIRGLEPKAAQDRQALLERRAALGVASAPLALPVPEARRPERGHGSLRLGVGGGAADGQGGTVLLDARLALHDLGDPADGYPPTAQIEFLPTRLRWTPRERRVDLDDVALVRIVSLSPVTRFDARPSWKASFGATTVRDRGCDRCVAFAGDFGGGLAAALPGGLDLAATGDLELRASPRLSGAGGTGWRPGIGPSALARLRLGSRAVLLADARWRWLPEAAPRTTWSWGGALRLHLARDLSLAFEARRQPLATEAAALVLGYF
- a CDS encoding DUF3015 domain-containing protein — translated: MNRITLALVAALLAVPAAAADQTASAIKGTGRYGTAGCGLGSMAFGNTPGAVQILAATTNGTFGNQTFGITTGTSNCGSGVFTAGTKNFVDANREALAKDISRGEGEAIGALTVINACENSHAVGAALQKNFKAIFPSESASNEDVTKAILDTLHGDAALGCGRS
- a CDS encoding MBL fold metallo-hydrolase, whose product is MTEADLEGLGVHRIAIPVPFPQAGGPVNAYLVEDAGGGLLMFDAGLGTPEAQAALEAGFARLGRRFDEVTRIVVSHGHVDHYGAARFVQERHGAPDLPVFGHPADAPKMSEQGPRWRELAPRLAAYLARQGVPPEVVELLAKQGEGGFRYARRLPEVRPIAEGEVLRTRHLALEVVHMPGHTPGLLCLYEREKRLFFSDDHLLEKVSPNPLVELGPDGQDGFFHPLLAYLDSLRRLRALEVDLVLPGHGPPFSGHREIIDALVGFYAKRQARMLELLRAGPRTAHEIARALWPHARPADAFLTLSETVANLEVMESRGEVRRDRAAEPWRYLAA
- a CDS encoding electron transfer flavoprotein subunit beta/FixA family protein, which encodes MALKIVVTAKRVEDPESKIRVKPDGSGIVTDGVNYKINPFDEIAVEEALRLKERHGGEVVVASIGGERSQTEIRAALAMGADRGILVRHDGPLDPVVVSALLAKVVEQEKPDLVILGKQSIDDDQNQAGQYLAERLGWPQGTFASKTESLESEAEQKKEPGLVLSADGKALTVVREVDGGVETLELGLPAVVTTDLRLNKPRFASLPGIMKAKKKPLQELAAASLGVDLAPQVVVKRLSEPPARKGGVKVADVEELWKKLHDEAKVL